The following proteins are encoded in a genomic region of Vicugna pacos chromosome 16, VicPac4, whole genome shotgun sequence:
- the ORMDL3 gene encoding ORM1-like protein 3 yields MNVGTAHSEVNPNTRVMNSRGIWLSYVLAIGLLHVVLLSIPFVSVPVVWTLTNLIHNMGMYIFLHTVKGTPFETPDQGKARLLTHWEQMDYGVQFTASRKFLTITPIVLYFLTSFYTKYDQIHFILNTVSLMSVLIPKLPQLHGVRIFGINKY; encoded by the exons ATGAATGTGGGAACGGCGCACAGCGAGGTGAACCCCAACACGCGGGTGATGAACAGCCGCGGCATCTGGCTCTCCTACGTGCTGGCCATCGGGCTTCTCCACGTCGTGCTGCTCAGCATCCCCTTTGTGAGCGTCCCCGTCGTCTGGACCCTCACCAACCTCATCCACAACATG GGCATGTACATCTTCCTGCACACAGTGAAAGGGACACCGTTTGAGACCCCGGACCAGGGCAAGGCGAGGTTGCTAACCCACTGGGAACAGATGGACTATGGGGTCCAGTTCACAGCGTCTCGGAAATTCCTGACCATCACACCTATCGTGCT GTACTTCCTCACCAGCTTCTATACCAAGTACGACCAGATCCATTTCATCCTCAACACTGTGTCCTTGATGAGCGTGCTCATCCCCAAGCTGCCCCAGCTCCATGGAGTCCGGATTTTTGGAATCAATAAGTACTGA
- the GSDMB gene encoding LOW QUALITY PROTEIN: gasdermin-B (The sequence of the model RefSeq protein was modified relative to this genomic sequence to represent the inferred CDS: substituted 1 base at 1 genomic stop codon) has protein sequence MPTVFEENTRAVVQEMDPGGDMIAVRSIIDADRFHCFCLVEKKKRFLGYQYDKTDLTLKDILEMEEGEELFDKLDSGLRVPEAESQLMDNVDSKGSETLTLLKKPIEMDFSRSWKWSTTLLKTWIGPSHFLSTLSRKLKRELPLSFRSIQNVKEELYLVTETLETTKEETVESGKXCILKILMDFLNLQYEYKHQMAVSISPKKVLGYRIKQLVFPKTETMSFFFFFFFLGKTKSFPEAKDGGSPWLGKSLNLEDFRNMEEKVQDMMRALQDLTEDERKEVLSCLTERLSRDEQLQDLQQRVSDVLRSGELQIEGPAFLFISSLFNAVGILVEVHTEAIWDVLDAMTELSEERQLVAEVLEKGTLPLLKNKVESILKQDWREQPQNMGCDPQARTVYALYIVVSTLLQLGEKPDTGCS, from the exons ATGCCCACGGTATTTGAGGAAAACACAAGAGCTGTGGTCCAAGAGATGGACCCTGGAGGGGATATGATTGCTGTCAGAAGCATCATTGATGCTGACAGATTCCACTGCTTCTGTCTGGTGGAGAAGAAGAAGCGTTTTCTTGGCTACCAATATGACAAGACAGACCTCACTCTGAAGGACATACTGGAGATGGAAGAGGGTGAAGAACTGTTTGATAAGCTGGATTCTGGGCTCCGAG TCCCAGAAGCTGAATCCCAATTAATGGACAACGTAGACTCAAAGGGAAGTGAGACATTGACATTACTTAAAAAACCCATTGAAATGGACTTCAGCAGGTCCTGGAAGTGGAGCACCACGTTATTAAAGACCTGGATT ggccccTCTCATTTCCTCTCTACTTTGTCCAGGAAGCTGAAGAGGGAACTGCCCCTTTCATTCCGATCAATCCAGAATGTGAAAGAAGAGCTGTATCTGGTGACAGAAACTCTGGAAACGACAAAGGAGGAAACCGTGGAAAGTGGAAAGTGATGTATTTTGAAGATCCTGATGGATTTTTTGAATCTCCAATATGAATACAAG CACCAAATGGCAGTGTCCATTTCCCCTAAGAAGGTCCTGGGCTATCGAATAAAGCAGCTGGTCTTCCCCAAGACGGAGACAATGA gttttttttttttttttttttttttgggcaaaacaaaatcctttccagaag CAAAAGATGGTGGTTCACCTTGGTTAG GGAAGTCCTTGAATTTGGAGGATTTCAGAAACATGGAGGAGAAGGTGCAGGACATGATGAGAGCCCTCCAGGATCTGACTGAGGATGAGCGAAAAGAGGTGCTAAGCTGCCTCACTGAGCGCCTCAGCAGGGATGAACAGCTGCAGGATCTACAGCAAAGA GTGTCTGATGTCCTGAGGTCTGGTGAGCTACAGATAGAAGGCCCAGCATTTCTTTTCATAAGCAGCCTTTTTAATGCTGTTGGGATCTTGGTAGAAGTGCACACAGAAGCCATTTGGGATGTCCTGGATGCCATGACAG AGCTGTCTGAGGAGCGGCAGCTTGTGGCTGAGGTCCTAGAGAAGGGGACCCTGCCCCTGTTGAAGAACAAG GTGGAGTCTATCCTGAAGCAGGACTGGAGGGAGCAGCCCCAGAATATGGGCTGTGACCCCCAGGCACGAACTGTCTACGCCCTTTACATTGTTGTCTCCACCCTGCTGCAGCTGGGTGAGAAGCCTGACACTGGGTGTTCCTAA